CCGGCAACGGAGTGATAACGGTTGAGGCCCCAACGAAGGCCCTCGACGCCTTCCAGGACGCCATAACCAACGCCTACTCCGCTGAGATGAGAACCCAAGAAAAATGCTCATGCACGGTGAGCCCTCTCATTGATGGCGTATTCAGGAGAACCTTTGGAGGACCATTTAACGAGGTCCCGGAGCCAAAAGCCATCAACATCACGGACTTTGGAAACGGCCCCTACATCCCGATCGCATGGGAGAAGCTTGAGAACTACAGCTCAACGGTGGTAGTTTACGCCATCACCGACTCTAACGGCAACACGCTGATAGCGATAGGCGATCCCGGGGCTAAGCAGAGCACAAAGAAGCCTTCAGCTGAAAGACTGGCCAGCAACTACCTCGACAGGACCTACATCGAGGTCTTTACCGGGAGGAACGCGGCCGGAGAGGAGATAAGGGTGGTTGCCTTTAAGGTGCTCAACACCGACGGGACGGTTGGTATTAGAACGACAATGGTTCTTGAAAGGGGACGGGTCATCATGACCCTCCTGCCACTCCCAGAAGATTTTGTCTGTATCAAAGGCTCCCATATTGTGCCGATGTAATACTGCTGGAGTACTCCATAATCCCTTTCAGTGTGCTCGTTGAAAAAGACCTCGGTCGCGTTTGTGCCGCAGTATTCCAGTATGGCCTCCCTCCCTCCGGGGTGGGTGTCTATCAGCGACGTAACGTTGTAGCCCCTGTTTTCGACTATGACCCAGCAGTCGTTTTCGGTGCTGTGCTTCGCGACCTCTTCGAGGGTCAGAACCGTGCTGGCGGAGACGCTCGGGGGCACAGAGAGGCTCCCCTGGGGGATCAGCCAGGAAACAACCAGCACCGCTATCCCAATCGTCCACACCGATAGCACTGCTTTCCTGACCCCTGGCCTCTTCGGGCTCTCGAACCTTCCGAGGGCTATGTATATGCCCGCCGCTGCGTGGGCGTAAAAGAGGGGGATGAAGAGGTACGACGCTATGGTGTGGGCTCTCCTGGCCGTTTCATAGCTCATCAGCGAACCAAGGGTTGACGTCGGATCGTTCATTGCCAGGCCGGTTGCCACCAGCACCAGGCTTACCGCTATCAGCAGCTC
This portion of the Thermococcus sp. genome encodes:
- a CDS encoding cytochrome b5 domain-containing protein, whose amino-acid sequence is MKRVTKVLIASGELLIAVSLVLVATGLAMNDPTSTLGSLMSYETARRAHTIASYLFIPLFYAHAAAGIYIALGRFESPKRPGVRKAVLSVWTIGIAVLVVSWLIPQGSLSVPPSVSASTVLTLEEVAKHSTENDCWVIVENRGYNVTSLIDTHPGGREAILEYCGTNATEVFFNEHTERDYGVLQQYYIGTIWEPLIQTKSSGSGRRVMMTRPLSRTIVVLIPTVPSVLSTLKATTLISSPAAFLPVKTSM